Proteins from one Physeter macrocephalus isolate SW-GA chromosome 16, ASM283717v5, whole genome shotgun sequence genomic window:
- the FUT4 gene encoding alpha-(1,3)-fucosyltransferase 4 → MGARWGQRHTRRGGLSLSEIQLALMAASLVCSAVIVYVCWKQLPPLPWGSSVPPRRVSVLLWWEPFGGRHRAKRPPPDCRLRFNISGCSLLTDRAAYGEAQAVLFHHRDLVKGPLDWPPPWGVHVRPAEEQQVLMDDEEEAAEALALAASGPRPPGQRWVWMNFESPTHSPGLQSLAGNLFNWTLSYRADSDIFVPYGYLYPRTHPSEQPPGLVPPLARKQGLVAWVVSNWDERQARVRYYRQLSQYVTVDLFGKGGPGQPLPDVGLLHTVARYKFYLSFENSQHLDYITEKLWRNAFLAGAVPVVLGPDRANYERFVPRRSFIHVDDFPDASSLAAHLQFLDRNPAAYRGYFSWRRSYAVHVTSFWDEPWCRACQAVQMAGDQPKSVPNLAGWFQR, encoded by the coding sequence ATGGGAGCGCGGTGGGGCCAGCGGCACACTCGGCGTGGAGGCCTGAGTCTGTCCGAGATCCAGTTGGCGCTGATGGCCGCCAGCCTGGTGTGCAGCGCCGTGATCGTCTATGTTTGCTGGAAGCAGCTGCCGCCGCTGCCCTGGGGCTCCTCCGTCCCGCCGCGGCGGGTGAGCGTGCTGCTGTGGTGGGAGCCCTTCGGGGGCCGGCACAGAGCCAAAAGGCCGCCCCCCGATTGCAGGCTGCGCTTCAACATCAGCGGCTGCAGCCTGCTTACTGATCGCGCGGCCTACGGGGAGGCCCAGGCGGTGCTTTTCCACCACCGAGACCTGGTGAAGGGACCCCTGGACTGGCCCCCGCCCTGGGGCGTCCACGTGCGCCCAGCGGAGGAACAGCAGGTGCTGATGGACGACGAGGAGGAAGCCGCGGAGGCCTTAGCCCTGGCTGCCTCGGGCCCCAGGCCCCCGGGCCAGCGCTGGGTGTGGATGAACTTCGAGTCGCCCACCCACTCCCCGGGGCTGCAGAGCCTGGCAGGTAACCTCTTCAACTGGACGCTCTCCTACCGGGCCGACTCGGACATCTTCGTGCCTTACGGCTACCTCTACCCCAGGACCCATCCCAGCGAGCAGCCGCCGGGTCTGGTCCCGCCGCTGGCCCGGAAACAAGGGCTGGTGGCCTGGGTGGTGAGCAACTGGGACGAGCGCCAGGCGCGGGTCCGCTACTACCGCCAGCTGAGCCAGTACGTGACCGTGGACCTCTTCGGCAAGGGCGGGCCCGGGCAGCCGCTGCCTGACGTCGGGCTCCTGCACACGGTGGCCCGCTACAAGTTCTACCTGTCTTTCGAGAACTCGCAGCACCTAGATTATATCACGGAGAAGCTGTGGCGCAACGCCTTCCTGGCTGGGGCGGTGCCGGTGGTGCTGGGCCCAGACCGTGCCAATTACGAGCGCTTCGTGCCCCGCCGTTCCTTCATCCACGTGGACGACTTCCCTGATGCCTCCTCCCTGGCGGCCCACCTGCAATTCCTCGATCGAAACCCAGCTGCCTACCGCGGATACTTTAGCTGGCGTCGGAGCTATGCCGTGCACGTCACCTCCTTCTGGGACGAGCCTTGGTGCCGCGCCTGCCAGGCTGTACAGATGGCGGGGGACCAGCCCAAGAGCGTGCCTAACTTGGCTGGCTGGTTTCAGCGGTGA